Proteins co-encoded in one Neodiprion lecontei isolate iyNeoLeco1 chromosome 3, iyNeoLeco1.1, whole genome shotgun sequence genomic window:
- the LOC124293372 gene encoding uncharacterized protein LOC124293372, translating to MFKSLSVDVQDLVKEVRSLRNIIEVTNGAQNIQLPEEIEDMEIPISNMAKFVIFYEKLNKENSGFRNRVARCLHLHIDRDGVLSKSVKSMLKHYLSRTLLLLFTAVKKTEGKEVFSETNFCKIIMGVLNTQHAKNGKSPIKKSVFY from the exons ATGTTCAAGTCTCTCAGCGTTGACGTACAGGATTTGGTAAAAGAAGTGCGATCCTTGCGCAATATCATTGAAGTCACCAATGGCGctcaaaatattcaattaccAGAAGAGATTGAAGACATGGAAATACCTATATCAAACATGGcaaaattcgtaattttttacgaaaaattaaataaagagAATTCTGGATTCCGTAACAGAGTG GCACGCTGTTTACACCTACATATCGACCGGGATGGGGTATTGTCAAAAAGCGTCAAGTCGATGCTTAAACACTACCTATCAAGAACACTACTATTGTTGTTCACTGCAGTAAAAAAGACAGAAGGCAAGGAAGTCTTCAGTGAGACGAACTTCTGTAAAATCATAATGG GAGTACTAAACACACAGCACGCTAAAAACGGGAAATcaccaataaaaaaaagtgtatttTACTAA